Proteins from one Legionella adelaidensis genomic window:
- a CDS encoding YbaK/EbsC family protein — protein MPENKILSKSAQKVQEALAQKGISFEVIELSESTRTANDAANTIGCDVAQIIKSLLFCTAKTNYPVLVLASGVNRVNEKIIEQWVGEKIVKADAHFTREITGFAIGGVPPVGHKQTITSVFIDEELLQHTILWAAAGTPNAVFSLRANEIETLTQGKVIALK, from the coding sequence ATGCCTGAAAATAAAATATTAAGCAAAAGTGCTCAAAAGGTACAAGAAGCTCTCGCTCAAAAAGGTATATCTTTTGAAGTAATTGAACTTTCTGAAAGTACCCGTACTGCAAATGATGCTGCAAATACCATAGGATGTGACGTAGCACAAATTATAAAGTCCTTGTTGTTTTGTACTGCAAAAACAAATTATCCTGTTTTAGTATTGGCCAGTGGCGTTAATCGTGTGAATGAAAAAATTATTGAGCAATGGGTAGGTGAAAAGATTGTTAAAGCGGATGCGCACTTTACTCGTGAAATAACTGGCTTTGCTATTGGTGGCGTTCCTCCTGTGGGGCATAAACAAACGATTACCTCTGTTTTTATTGATGAAGAGTTACTGCAACATACTATTCTTTGGGCTGCTGCTGGCACCCCTAACGCAGTTTTTAGCTTGCGTGCTAATGAGATCGAAACTTTAACTCAGGGAAAAGTAATTGCTCTTAAGTAA
- a CDS encoding YchJ family protein, whose protein sequence is MIKCPCNLEIYANCCEPYHTGKSLPQTPAALMRSRYSAYALANIEYIKQTMTGKPLKEFNEKEAKAWATSVTWQGLEVKEEKIINSNLGYVEFIAQFSTANKLQTLHEVSEFHRIEGRWFYVGGTYPKPKKKILQPISRNGPCPCGSEKKYKNCHGK, encoded by the coding sequence ATGATTAAATGTCCTTGTAATTTAGAAATCTATGCTAATTGCTGCGAGCCTTATCATACAGGCAAAAGTCTCCCACAGACACCCGCAGCGCTGATGCGTTCTCGCTATTCTGCATATGCTTTAGCAAATATCGAATATATTAAACAAACAATGACAGGAAAGCCGCTTAAAGAGTTTAATGAAAAGGAAGCAAAAGCTTGGGCTACCTCAGTTACCTGGCAAGGTTTGGAAGTGAAAGAGGAAAAAATTATCAATTCTAACTTGGGCTATGTGGAATTTATTGCCCAATTTTCCACAGCAAATAAATTGCAAACGCTGCATGAAGTGAGCGAATTTCATCGCATAGAGGGTAGGTGGTTTTATGTGGGGGGCACTTATCCCAAACCAAAAAAGAAAATTCTACAGCCTATTTCAAGAAATGGTCCTTGTCCCTGTGGCAGTGAAAAGAAATATAAAAATTGTCATGGAAAATAG
- the bla gene encoding class A beta-lactamase yields MLRILVKISLLLFTFTTYANNDELLKSIEKIENSTNARIGFFAINTANNTTLHYRADERFPMGCTSKVIGVAAVLHKSMHDENLLSKSIHYTKDDLTNWTPITEKNVNAGMSIQALCAAAISYSDNTAMNLLVKQLGGLDEINGFARTLHNDSFRQDHNWPEEALSGGKDISDSSTPRDMARSVQRLVIGNHLNNYQKDLLIQWLKANTTGDQKIRAGVPKDWVVGDKTGTGSLYGTTNDIAVIWPPHCQPIVLAIYYTNKNKKAPIRNDIVASVTKMVIQDLAKNDACLAKT; encoded by the coding sequence ATGCTTAGAATCTTAGTAAAAATCTCGCTTCTCCTTTTCACTTTTACTACCTATGCAAATAATGATGAATTGTTGAAAAGCATAGAAAAAATAGAGAATTCGACTAACGCCAGAATTGGATTTTTTGCAATAAACACCGCTAATAATACGACCCTTCACTATCGCGCAGATGAAAGATTCCCTATGGGTTGTACATCAAAAGTAATAGGAGTGGCCGCCGTATTACATAAGAGCATGCATGACGAAAATCTCTTATCCAAATCAATCCATTATACAAAAGATGATCTTACTAATTGGACTCCCATTACTGAAAAAAATGTAAATGCCGGCATGAGTATACAAGCACTGTGTGCTGCGGCTATTTCTTATAGTGACAATACGGCTATGAATCTTTTGGTGAAGCAACTAGGTGGGCTCGATGAAATAAATGGTTTCGCCAGAACTTTACATAACGATTCCTTTCGTCAAGATCATAACTGGCCCGAAGAGGCACTTTCTGGAGGGAAAGACATCAGTGATAGTTCTACCCCGAGAGACATGGCAAGAAGCGTGCAGCGATTGGTAATTGGCAATCATTTGAACAATTATCAAAAAGATTTATTAATCCAGTGGCTTAAGGCAAATACCACCGGAGACCAAAAGATAAGGGCAGGTGTACCTAAAGATTGGGTAGTAGGAGATAAAACAGGAACCGGTTCTCTCTATGGAACAACTAACGATATAGCAGTTATATGGCCACCTCACTGCCAGCCCATCGTACTTGCAATTTATTACACGAATAAAAATAAAAAAGCGCCGATTAGAAACGATATAGTGGCATCGGTTACCAAGATGGTAATCCAGGATTTGGCGAAGAATGATGCTTGTTTAGCAAAAACTTAA
- a CDS encoding alpha/beta fold hydrolase, translating to MITSVGNLSVWEENRGMPCSLLFLHGHCTNKNFFNQQMNADIFKSYHRIAIDLPGYGESAPPIEPLKTYSYPGFAEAVTEVVNQLTIKKLIIVGWSLGGHVALEMTSRIPQLAGLLITGTPPFEVSLQGMQKGFKALSPEIMACFGKKDISVAEAKLLAKPCGYDGSEEKKFLIDAVLATDEGARFLYPQSIINGIGRNQCDIIAEWEKPIAVVAGEKDSAINYDYVRNELHFKNLWRNKVHTLANAGHAIMLDEPDAFNLLIKEFVEDTIKDFTL from the coding sequence GTGATTACTTCTGTGGGCAATCTATCAGTATGGGAAGAAAATAGAGGAATGCCTTGCTCTTTGTTATTTCTTCATGGTCACTGCACGAATAAAAATTTTTTTAATCAGCAGATGAATGCAGATATTTTTAAATCTTATCATCGCATTGCGATAGATTTGCCCGGATATGGTGAAAGTGCACCCCCTATTGAACCATTAAAAACCTATAGTTATCCTGGGTTTGCTGAAGCAGTAACAGAAGTAGTTAATCAGTTAACTATTAAAAAATTAATTATTGTGGGATGGTCCCTTGGTGGACACGTTGCTTTGGAGATGACATCCAGGATCCCTCAATTAGCTGGTCTGCTTATTACAGGAACGCCTCCTTTTGAAGTATCGCTCCAAGGAATGCAAAAAGGATTCAAAGCACTTAGTCCTGAAATTATGGCTTGTTTTGGGAAAAAAGATATAAGCGTAGCAGAAGCTAAATTACTAGCCAAACCCTGTGGTTATGATGGTAGTGAAGAAAAAAAATTTCTAATCGACGCGGTCCTAGCTACTGATGAAGGCGCAAGATTTCTCTATCCCCAATCGATTATTAACGGAATAGGCCGAAATCAATGCGACATTATTGCTGAATGGGAAAAGCCTATCGCTGTGGTAGCAGGAGAAAAAGACAGTGCTATTAATTATGATTATGTACGAAATGAGTTACATTTTAAAAATCTTTGGCGAAATAAAGTACACACCCTTGCTAATGCGGGACATGCGATAATGCTTGATGAACCGGATGCTTTTAATCTTCTTATAAAAGAGTTTGTTGAAGATACAATTAAAGATTTTACCCTCTAA
- a CDS encoding copper-transporting P-type ATPase, translating to MNHDHQPPAKGNNAKGHCCHKKQNIQKQQSFTAESDENIIYTCPMHPEIRQSTPGDCPICGMALELERVTSVEEVNPEYSDMKRRFYIALFLTLPVVLLEMGGHGLQHWVRANTSQWAQLLLATPVVLWCGWPFFLRGAKSLQTRQLNMFTLIAMGISVAWVYSVIAVLFPELFPTVFQNREGTVAVYFEAAAVITTLVLLGQVLELKARQQTGSAIRALLNLAPESAHRIQKEGNEEEISLDKVRVGDKLHVRPGEKIPVDGEILEGRSFVDESMVTGEPVPVSKEVGAKVIGATINQTGSFIMSAMHVGSDTMLARIVQMVSEAQRSRAPIQRLADTVSGWFVPAVILIAIFSFIMWAWLGPQPSLSYGLVAAVSVLIIACPCALGLATPMSIMVGIGKGARSGVLIKNAESLERMEKIDTLVIDKTGTLTEGHPKLTHIIPSEEFNEEDILKFAAAIELQSEHPIAKAIVTAAEAKQLQWDKVEGFESLTGKGVIGKINGQRIAIGNVKLMQEYGNASTTLFEKADEFRSKGASVMFLALDGKTAALLVVEDPVKSTTKEAISRLQQSGIEVVMLTGDNKKTAEAVADTLGIKKVMAEVMPQDKSRIVSELKDKGLMVAMAGDGVNDAPALAKADVGIAMGTGTDVAIESAGITLLKGDLLGIAKARFLSEKTMSNIRQNLFFAFIYNAMGVPVAAGLLYPLTGLLLNPIIAAAAMSLSSVSVILNALRLRRITM from the coding sequence ATGAACCACGATCACCAGCCTCCCGCCAAGGGAAATAACGCCAAAGGGCATTGCTGCCATAAAAAACAGAATATACAAAAACAGCAGAGCTTTACTGCGGAAAGTGATGAAAACATTATTTATACATGCCCTATGCATCCAGAAATTAGACAATCAACCCCCGGGGACTGTCCAATTTGCGGTATGGCGCTAGAGCTTGAAAGAGTAACCTCAGTAGAAGAGGTGAATCCAGAATATAGCGATATGAAGCGTCGATTTTATATTGCATTGTTTCTCACTTTGCCTGTTGTGTTACTGGAGATGGGTGGACATGGATTACAACATTGGGTACGGGCTAATACTTCTCAATGGGCACAGCTTCTTTTGGCAACGCCAGTAGTATTATGGTGTGGCTGGCCTTTTTTTCTGCGTGGGGCAAAATCGCTCCAAACCCGACAATTAAATATGTTTACGTTAATTGCCATGGGGATTAGTGTGGCGTGGGTTTATAGTGTTATTGCGGTATTATTTCCTGAATTATTTCCTACTGTTTTTCAAAATAGGGAAGGGACTGTAGCCGTTTATTTTGAAGCAGCCGCTGTAATCACCACACTGGTATTACTAGGTCAGGTATTAGAGTTGAAAGCTCGCCAACAGACTGGAAGCGCTATTCGAGCTTTGCTAAATTTAGCACCAGAAAGTGCTCATCGTATTCAAAAAGAGGGTAATGAGGAAGAAATATCACTCGATAAAGTGCGAGTGGGTGATAAGCTTCACGTGCGTCCTGGTGAAAAAATTCCAGTGGATGGTGAGATATTAGAAGGGCGAAGCTTTGTCGATGAGTCAATGGTGACAGGGGAGCCTGTTCCTGTAAGCAAAGAAGTAGGTGCTAAGGTTATCGGGGCTACGATTAACCAGACCGGTAGTTTTATTATGAGCGCCATGCATGTAGGCAGCGATACCATGTTAGCACGCATTGTCCAAATGGTAAGTGAAGCCCAAAGAAGTCGTGCGCCTATTCAGCGGTTAGCAGATACTGTATCTGGCTGGTTTGTACCAGCTGTTATTTTGATTGCAATCTTCTCTTTTATTATGTGGGCGTGGTTAGGACCACAACCCTCATTAAGTTATGGTTTGGTTGCCGCAGTCTCAGTGCTTATTATTGCATGCCCTTGTGCGTTGGGTTTAGCTACGCCCATGTCTATTATGGTTGGTATAGGAAAGGGAGCTCGAAGTGGAGTGTTAATTAAGAATGCTGAAAGCTTGGAGCGCATGGAAAAGATAGATACCCTTGTGATTGATAAAACAGGTACGCTTACCGAAGGACATCCTAAACTAACCCATATTATTCCCTCTGAGGAATTTAATGAAGAAGATATTCTAAAGTTTGCTGCGGCAATAGAGCTTCAAAGCGAGCATCCCATTGCTAAAGCTATCGTCACAGCAGCTGAAGCAAAACAATTGCAATGGGATAAAGTAGAGGGTTTTGAATCACTTACCGGGAAGGGAGTAATAGGAAAAATAAATGGCCAGCGTATTGCTATTGGCAATGTAAAACTAATGCAGGAGTATGGAAATGCTTCTACAACTCTTTTTGAAAAGGCTGATGAATTCCGTAGTAAAGGCGCCTCTGTTATGTTCCTTGCACTAGATGGTAAAACAGCCGCTCTCTTGGTGGTGGAAGATCCTGTTAAATCAACTACAAAAGAAGCCATTTCCAGGTTACAACAAAGTGGTATAGAAGTGGTGATGTTAACAGGAGATAATAAAAAAACAGCAGAAGCGGTAGCTGATACCCTGGGAATAAAGAAAGTTATGGCAGAGGTTATGCCGCAAGATAAAAGCCGCATTGTGAGCGAACTTAAAGATAAAGGATTGATGGTTGCTATGGCGGGTGACGGCGTCAATGATGCTCCAGCATTAGCAAAAGCAGATGTGGGGATTGCTATGGGAACAGGTACTGATGTTGCCATTGAAAGTGCGGGCATTACTTTACTTAAAGGAGATCTTCTTGGTATTGCCAAGGCTCGCTTTTTATCCGAAAAGACCATGAGTAACATACGCCAAAATCTTTTTTTTGCCTTTATTTATAATGCAATGGGCGTGCCCGTAGCTGCAGGCTTATTGTATCCACTAACAGGGCTCCTCTTAAATCCAATTATTGCTGCCGCAGCAATGTCACTATCTTCTGTTTCCGTGATTTTGAATGCGCTTAGGTTGCGACGGATAACAATGTAA
- a CDS encoding PAS domain-containing sensor histidine kinase, which produces MKSIEEDKITTFGEAYTLLGISLIVIDKQLNIKYINDFCKKLLGIQKSKVINTSIIPFWKSLGLPSLINSNAKLIGKPIRIGRHYKKWAKKKILIDNIPHYFLVDEDVTEIEAIKHAVSSECAKVTGHRFNNKLSTVEYIHEIYNYLTNIINKIPCYIYWKNTKLEYIGCNQLAADFVHFDSPQEIIGKTDLDIFIDRKLAKSYQKVDKIILRTGKSILNEPGLLVNEDHKTLHTLVSKVPIHDIRGKIIGLVGITVDITELMEAKDSAEAASRAKSEFIANMSHDIRTPLTGIIGMSHILEEEVHNPEERQHAHWVNVSGEKLLGLLNGVLDMVATDSANENELKHETFDLYQVVKDVLELQSAAVKTRQLDIKSHIEEAVPRFIIGDKMKLHRILLNLIGNAIKFTEKGHVGIDAKVKSMKNGVAHIEFLVFDTGIGIPEEFLDKVFDRFFKVSPSYKGIYTGNGIGLHIVRKYIELLKGTISLTSKEGVGTTFSVVLPMEIDKRPRSDFLTNTSISQVTEQVSLTCKEDSLPPSSNVITESVKLEMIQILLVEDNFIALTVLKNMVEGLPAQVFVADDAEKAFSLVQSQLFDLIITDIGLPGKSGDELAKEIRRWEEKNNKEPTPIIGLTGHNAQEISQICLEAGINQIYSKPMQLEILQNIIKTYVKTSIT; this is translated from the coding sequence ATGAAAAGTATTGAAGAAGATAAAATTACTACTTTTGGTGAAGCCTACACCTTGTTAGGTATTTCATTGATTGTAATCGATAAGCAGTTGAATATTAAATATATCAATGACTTTTGTAAAAAACTCTTAGGTATTCAGAAATCTAAAGTGATAAATACTTCAATCATCCCTTTCTGGAAAAGCTTAGGCCTGCCTTCGTTAATAAATTCAAATGCAAAATTGATAGGAAAACCTATACGCATAGGTCGTCATTATAAAAAATGGGCCAAGAAAAAAATACTAATAGATAATATACCTCATTATTTTTTAGTGGACGAAGATGTTACTGAGATTGAGGCGATTAAACATGCCGTAAGCAGCGAGTGCGCAAAAGTTACAGGACATCGCTTTAATAATAAATTGTCTACTGTGGAATACATCCATGAAATTTATAATTATCTAACAAACATTATTAATAAAATTCCTTGTTATATCTATTGGAAAAATACGAAGCTTGAATATATTGGTTGCAATCAATTAGCTGCTGATTTTGTTCATTTCGACTCACCGCAAGAGATTATAGGCAAAACTGATCTAGACATCTTTATCGATCGCAAACTTGCAAAAAGCTACCAAAAAGTGGATAAAATAATTCTACGCACAGGAAAGTCAATTTTAAATGAACCGGGTTTACTGGTTAATGAAGATCACAAAACCCTTCATACTTTAGTCAGCAAGGTTCCTATACATGATATAAGGGGAAAAATAATAGGGCTAGTTGGCATCACAGTAGATATAACAGAACTTATGGAGGCAAAGGACTCCGCCGAAGCAGCATCTCGTGCCAAATCTGAATTTATAGCCAACATGAGCCATGATATCCGCACGCCTTTAACAGGCATTATAGGCATGTCACACATTTTAGAAGAAGAAGTACATAATCCTGAAGAAAGACAGCATGCCCATTGGGTGAATGTAAGCGGAGAAAAATTGTTAGGCTTGCTGAATGGTGTTCTAGACATGGTAGCCACCGATTCTGCAAATGAAAATGAATTAAAACATGAGACATTTGATTTATATCAGGTCGTGAAGGACGTATTAGAACTCCAAAGTGCTGCCGTTAAAACTCGCCAATTAGACATTAAGAGCCACATAGAAGAGGCTGTTCCTCGATTTATTATTGGCGATAAAATGAAGCTACATCGGATTTTATTAAACTTAATTGGGAATGCGATTAAATTTACAGAAAAAGGACATGTTGGGATTGATGCGAAAGTGAAATCAATGAAAAACGGCGTAGCACATATTGAATTCTTAGTCTTTGATACTGGTATTGGCATTCCAGAGGAATTTCTAGATAAAGTTTTCGATCGCTTTTTTAAAGTAAGTCCTTCCTATAAAGGGATTTATACGGGAAATGGGATAGGATTACATATTGTCAGAAAGTATATTGAATTATTAAAGGGAACCATAAGCTTAACCAGTAAGGAAGGTGTAGGCACTACCTTTTCAGTGGTTTTGCCAATGGAGATAGATAAACGTCCTCGCTCTGATTTTTTAACAAACACGAGTATCTCTCAGGTTACAGAACAAGTAAGTTTAACATGCAAGGAAGATTCATTACCCCCCTCTTCTAATGTAATTACTGAAAGCGTTAAGCTTGAAATGATTCAAATTTTATTGGTAGAAGATAATTTTATCGCTCTTACAGTGTTAAAAAACATGGTAGAAGGATTGCCGGCGCAAGTTTTTGTAGCGGATGATGCTGAAAAAGCATTTTCATTAGTCCAATCTCAATTATTCGATTTAATAATTACTGATATTGGCTTGCCAGGGAAATCTGGTGATGAATTAGCTAAGGAAATTAGAAGATGGGAAGAAAAAAATAATAAAGAACCCACCCCTATTATAGGTTTGACGGGACATAATGCTCAGGAAATCAGTCAGATTTGTTTGGAGGCAGGAATAAATCAAATTTATTCAAAGCCTATGCAACTCGAAATTTTACAAAATATTATTAAAACCTATGTAAAAACTTCAATCACCTAA
- a CDS encoding Hpt domain-containing protein encodes MSNSSANEVNQKGEPLDENSGYLKDLPQNEENLFQLDDFKLFDVDEAISLNASKDSLYTVLKMMIDESLLNSDVEKMKAAYEKGDWESVQKLAHKIKGGAVYIGATRMKMACQYLERYWKVGKRTLLEKLYQQTLLVIDETLKAISIWLTKEAR; translated from the coding sequence ATGAGCAATTCCTCCGCCAATGAAGTTAATCAAAAAGGTGAGCCTTTGGATGAAAATTCCGGGTATCTGAAGGATTTACCGCAAAACGAGGAAAATCTTTTCCAGTTGGATGACTTTAAGTTATTTGATGTCGATGAAGCAATTTCCTTGAATGCTAGCAAAGACAGTTTATATACCGTGTTAAAAATGATGATCGATGAGTCTCTGCTTAACTCTGACGTTGAGAAAATGAAAGCTGCCTATGAAAAAGGTGATTGGGAATCGGTACAAAAATTAGCGCATAAAATTAAAGGAGGAGCTGTATACATTGGCGCCACTAGAATGAAAATGGCTTGTCAATATCTTGAAAGATACTGGAAAGTAGGAAAAAGGACACTACTCGAAAAACTGTATCAACAAACATTGCTTGTAATTGATGAAACACTTAAAGCAATATCTATTTGGTTAACTAAAGAAGCTAGGTAG
- a CDS encoding PQQ-dependent sugar dehydrogenase translates to MNKLKKGILILLLSLLIIGGLVWYEFLGKRAQLPVFAKDISNSSPISILAKGLDIPWALDFLPDNKIIFTERAGEIKLIDISENNKVLKIATLPDVSAVSEAGLLGVAVHPNFEKNHFIYLYYTYNKRGDYLNKVVRFELLNLKIVNPKIIIDGIPGASIHDGGRLRFGPDGYLYITTGDANKAYLAQDLNSLAGKILRITDKGGIPNDNPFAGSPVYSYGHRNPQGIAWDNQHQLWATEHGPSKHDEINLIKPGQNYGWPIIKGKEKKEGMESPFLESGDETWAPSGADIHNDILYFGGLRGRTLYSFNLKTKELKEYFNSQFGRLREVKFSKKGSLYLTTSNRDGRGLPENDDDMILIIKGLK, encoded by the coding sequence ATGAATAAACTAAAAAAAGGAATTTTAATTCTGCTACTTAGCCTTCTGATAATAGGAGGTTTGGTGTGGTATGAATTTTTAGGAAAAAGAGCGCAGTTGCCTGTATTTGCCAAAGATATCTCTAATTCTTCCCCCATTTCTATTCTTGCCAAAGGTCTAGATATTCCCTGGGCGCTCGATTTTTTACCTGATAATAAAATTATTTTTACAGAACGAGCCGGAGAAATTAAGTTAATTGATATTAGCGAAAATAATAAAGTTCTGAAAATTGCTACATTACCCGATGTCAGCGCAGTTAGTGAAGCTGGGCTATTGGGCGTGGCAGTGCATCCTAATTTTGAAAAAAATCATTTTATTTATCTTTATTATACCTATAACAAGAGAGGTGATTATTTAAATAAAGTAGTCCGTTTTGAATTATTAAATCTAAAAATCGTTAATCCCAAGATTATTATTGACGGTATACCTGGAGCTTCAATACATGATGGAGGACGTCTTCGGTTTGGTCCAGATGGATATTTATATATAACTACAGGGGATGCTAACAAAGCTTATTTAGCACAGGACTTGAATTCTTTAGCTGGTAAAATTTTAAGAATCACCGATAAAGGAGGTATTCCCAACGATAATCCTTTTGCAGGCTCTCCTGTTTATTCCTATGGCCATAGAAACCCCCAAGGTATAGCCTGGGATAATCAGCACCAACTTTGGGCTACTGAGCATGGACCCAGTAAACATGATGAAATTAATCTTATTAAGCCTGGGCAAAATTATGGCTGGCCGATTATTAAAGGAAAAGAAAAAAAAGAGGGCATGGAAAGCCCTTTTTTAGAAAGTGGAGATGAAACCTGGGCTCCTTCCGGGGCTGATATTCATAATGATATTCTCTATTTTGGTGGGCTGAGAGGCAGAACTTTGTATTCTTTTAATCTAAAAACTAAAGAACTAAAAGAGTATTTCAATAGTCAATTTGGCAGATTAAGGGAAGTAAAATTTTCCAAAAAAGGTAGTTTATACCTTACCACAAGTAACCGAGATGGCAGAGGCCTGCCAGAGAACGATGATGATATGATTTTAATAATTAAAGGTCTAAAGTAG